A genomic stretch from Frigoribacterium sp. PvP032 includes:
- a CDS encoding mannitol-1-phosphate 5-dehydrogenase, giving the protein MAASKKAVHFGAGNIGRGFVAQFLHASGYEVVFADVNDELIGLLQQQPSFEVHEVGEESRTNVVDGYRAINSRTDEEALVAEIATADVVTTAVGARILPFVAPVIARGLAARDASLPALAVIACENAINATDSLAEAVRQADPADNAVFANCAIDRIVPEQPAGSLDVTIESFFEWVVESGPFGADRPDIAGVTWVDDLEPFIERKLFTVNTAHAAAAYHGFSRGLGSIREALADESVLAEVRGALRETTELLVAKHDLDLDEQQAYVEKNLVRISNPHLPDTTERVGRGPLRKLSRHERFVGPATQLAERGLGHDALVRAVRAALDFDVSDDSESVELQALLTSGLPDAELTVTLTGVEQGHPLFPALLEAVSSKTAA; this is encoded by the coding sequence ATGGCAGCGAGCAAGAAGGCAGTGCACTTCGGTGCGGGGAACATCGGTCGGGGCTTCGTGGCGCAGTTCCTGCACGCGAGCGGCTACGAGGTCGTGTTCGCCGACGTCAACGACGAGCTGATCGGCCTGCTGCAGCAGCAGCCGTCGTTCGAGGTGCACGAGGTCGGCGAAGAGAGCCGCACCAACGTCGTCGACGGCTACCGGGCGATCAACAGCCGAACCGACGAGGAGGCGCTGGTCGCCGAGATCGCGACCGCCGACGTCGTCACCACGGCCGTGGGCGCCCGCATCCTCCCGTTCGTCGCCCCGGTGATCGCCCGCGGGCTCGCCGCGCGCGACGCCTCGCTCCCCGCCCTCGCCGTCATCGCGTGCGAGAACGCGATCAACGCCACCGACTCCCTGGCCGAGGCCGTCCGTCAGGCCGACCCTGCCGACAACGCCGTCTTCGCCAACTGCGCCATCGACCGCATCGTCCCCGAGCAGCCCGCCGGCTCGCTCGACGTGACCATCGAGTCGTTCTTCGAGTGGGTCGTCGAGAGCGGGCCCTTCGGTGCCGACCGCCCCGACATCGCCGGCGTCACCTGGGTCGACGACCTGGAGCCGTTCATCGAGCGGAAGCTCTTCACGGTCAACACCGCCCACGCGGCCGCCGCGTACCACGGCTTCTCCCGCGGGCTCGGCAGCATCCGCGAGGCGCTGGCCGACGAGTCGGTGCTGGCCGAGGTCCGCGGCGCGCTCCGCGAGACCACCGAGCTGCTCGTCGCCAAGCACGATCTCGACCTCGACGAGCAGCAGGCCTACGTCGAGAAGAACCTCGTGCGCATCTCGAACCCCCACCTGCCCGACACGACAGAGCGCGTCGGCCGTGGTCCGCTGCGCAAGCTCAGCCGCCACGAGCGCTTCGTCGGCCCTGCGACCCAGCTCGCCGAGCGCGGCCTCGGCCACGACGCGCTCGTCCGCGCCGTCCGCGCCGCCCTCGACTTCGACGTGTCGGACGACTCCGAGAGCGTCGAGCTGCAGGCGCTGCTCACCTCCGGCCTGCCCGATGCAGAGCTGACCGTCACGCTGACGGGCGTCGAGCAGGGCCACCCGCTCTTCCCGGCCCTGCTGGAGGCGGTCTCGTCGAAGACGGCGGCATGA